The Acutalibacter muris genomic sequence GAGGGGGTCCTGCCCACCATACGCTCCCGGGCACAGATATTCGCCCTGCACCCCCCGGAGCCGGAGGAGGCCGCGCAGTGGCTATGCGAGCATAAGGGCACAGACCCGGAAAAGGCCCTGGAGCTGGCCCGGCTCTGCGGCGGGAATCTGGGCCGGATGCAGGAGGAGCTGGAGGACGGTGCGGCGGCCCAGGCTATGAGGCTGGCCTGTGAAATGGCGGCGGCTGTCCGGGGTCCCGGCCATGGTCTTCTAAAGGCGGCGGCCCCGCTGCAAAGGGACAGGGCCCTCTTCAGGGAGACCTTGGAGCGGCTGGAGCTGATATTCCGGGACGCCTGGGTGCAGCGGTCAGGGGGCGGCTCACAGCTGAGCGGAGCTCCCCAGGCGGTAGAGGCCCTGCAGAACCTCTCTCTGCGGCGGCTGACGGCCCTTGGGGAGCTTACCGACGGTCTCCGGCAGAAGCTGGACCGAAACGCCAATACCGCCCTTCTGCTCACCTGCTACTGCGCGGGTTTGCAGGATAAGGGCATAAAATAGGAAGCAAGGAATATTAGGAGAGAATAAATGGCAGAAGTGATAGGGGTGCGATTCAGAAGCACCGGCAAAGTATATTATTTTGACCCCTGCGGGGAAAAGCTGCGAAAGGGCAGCATGGCCCTTGTGGAGACCGCAAGGGGCATAGAGTGCGGCGAGGTGGCCATGGAAAACACCGAGGTCCGGGACTCGGCCATCATACAACCCCTGAGAAAGCTCATACGCCCCGCCACCCCGGAGGACCTGCGGACGGTGGAGGAGAACCATAAAAAGGAAAAGTCTGCCTTTAAGGCCTGCGAAAAGCGCATAGAGGCCCGGGGCCTTGAGATGAAGCTGGTGGACGTGGAGTATACCTTTGACAACAGCAAGATACTTTTTTACTTCACCGCCGACGGCCGTGTGGATTTTCGTGAGCTGGTAAAGGACCTGGCGGGAATATTCCGCACCCGCATAGAGCTTAGGCAGATAGGCGTGCGGGATGAGGCCAAGATGCTGGGGGGCATCGGCATCTGCGGGCGGCCCTTCTGCTGCGGGTCGTTCTTAGGAGGGTTCCAGCCGGTGTCCATCAAGATGGCAAAGGAGCAGGGGCTCTCTTTGAACCCGGTGAAGATATCCGGGGCCTGCGGGCGGCTCATGTGCTGCCTAAAATATGAGCAGGAGGCCTATCAGGACCTTCTGCGGAACACCCCAAAGGTGAACGCCATCGTGTCCACCCCGGATGGAAAGGGCGTGGTCATCGACCAGAACCTTTTGACGAGGAGGTTAACTGTCCGGCTGGACAAGGACCCGGACGCGGCGCCAAAGGTGTATACAGTGGACCAAGTGAAGCTTTTGAAGGATGGCCGGGTGAAGGTGGACAAGAAGGAGCTGGAGCAGCTGAAGGACTTGGAATAATTTGGCCGCTCAAGCGGGCCCTACGCTTGCGAGGGGGTTCTGGGGGGCGAGGAGCCCCCTGGGTCTTGCCGAAGGCCAAAGATTACTTTGGAAATGTCAAGAGCAAATACGAAAAATTGAAATATTTCTTCAGAGAGCGGCGACAGCCGCGCAGAAGAGCATTTCA encodes the following:
- a CDS encoding DNA polymerase III subunit codes for the protein MKFPGFLGNAPVKEALIRAFSAGRFPHTLLFHGEKGVGKRTLAALTAKALVCRDPANAPCGVCPSCIRAKAGSHPDIRTIRGSGASGALSVEAVGRMLEDAYRMPEEAAYNVYIVHLGTGAQPAAQNKLLKLIEEPPQGAVFILLCPTAEGVLPTIRSRAQIFALHPPEPEEAAQWLCEHKGTDPEKALELARLCGGNLGRMQEELEDGAAAQAMRLACEMAAAVRGPGHGLLKAAAPLQRDRALFRETLERLELIFRDAWVQRSGGGSQLSGAPQAVEALQNLSLRRLTALGELTDGLRQKLDRNANTALLLTCYCAGLQDKGIK
- a CDS encoding PSP1 domain-containing protein, producing MAEVIGVRFRSTGKVYYFDPCGEKLRKGSMALVETARGIECGEVAMENTEVRDSAIIQPLRKLIRPATPEDLRTVEENHKKEKSAFKACEKRIEARGLEMKLVDVEYTFDNSKILFYFTADGRVDFRELVKDLAGIFRTRIELRQIGVRDEAKMLGGIGICGRPFCCGSFLGGFQPVSIKMAKEQGLSLNPVKISGACGRLMCCLKYEQEAYQDLLRNTPKVNAIVSTPDGKGVVIDQNLLTRRLTVRLDKDPDAAPKVYTVDQVKLLKDGRVKVDKKELEQLKDLE